The following DNA comes from Candidatus Scalindua japonica.
AATTCATTTTCTGAATAAATATTGCAACGTAAATTCCTTGGGCGAGCATCACCATTCAATTTATTATGTTTCAAAAATGTGAATAATTTCATCGTTTTAATACCTAAAGCTTATAACTTTTAAAGTCTTTTATATATACATTCTGGAATATAATGCTTTCTTTTATTCAGAATTACACCAAGTATATTTCCACCATTATTTTTGATTTTTTCTTTTACTATATTTATTTTCTGCCACTTTGTGTGATCTGCCTCTACAACCATGACAACCCCATGCACTTTATTGGATATCGCGATTATATCAGAAGATGTATCTGCAGATGGAGAATCTATCAAGATATAATCAAATTTTTGTTTTAGTTCCTCAAAAATATCACTAATTTTGGGAGATCCAAAAATTGAAGTTACATAGTCCCCATTTAATGAAAGTTGTCCTACATATAATTTAGAATTACCGATCTGATGCAGTACATCGTTAATAGACCTACCATTACTAATAACTTCTGCAACTCCCCCCCTGGGTTTAATACCAAAGAATTTAGAATGGCAAGAGTTAGATTTGGCATCTAATAACAAAACGTTTTTATCAAGTTTGGAAGTAGAAATTCTGGCAAATTCCCGAATCACAGAGGAAGTGCCTTCTCCTCTGGATGAACTAATAAACTGAATAATCTTGTTCGGAAATTCAGAAAGAAGAGAATTGATGTTTTGATAAAGGAGTATCATCTCATCTTCCATATCAATTTTTTTATGGACCTTTGCAGGAGACCGCTCGGCAATATTATCTGCAAAGGGTATCTCCTTTAATCCTTTCTGCTCCTGTCTGGCATGTTCCAAAGCTTTGTATATTTTACTCATAAATGTTTTTCCTTAACAACAAGACAGTAGCAACGTTCATATTTTACTACCATAACAACAAAAAGAATTAAACCGCGAAATATAGGAAATAGGCGTTCTTGGTTCTTAGTTCTTGGTTCTTGGTTCTGGATTCTAGGTTATTTTTTTTGCCGACTTTGATTGTAAGCCAGTAAATATTTTATGAAACCACAATATCCTCAAATCGATCTATCCTCATACCTTCTACTACTAACAAAACCAACGAAACATATGTTCAGCCCTGTCCAGTTAGATGAATCCATTCGGATGCTTCAGCGAATAACAGGCAGGTTTTTTGTACACCCTGAACCTTTGAACGGCAAACCCTGAGCGGCCGCTATATTTTAATACTAATATGTTAATCTGATTTAGACATCTCAGCATTTACGCGTTCTTCATAGCTGGATTTTAGCCTATCTAACGGTTGCTTCTCTTTTGCTCATTTTGTAACATAGTTTGCTGTTTCGTAATTTTCATCGATTGTTACGCCTTTAGAACCTAATACCTCTTTTGCTTTATCATCATGTATTTCACTATTTTTAGTTGAGACAATATTACTGCCGCTAAGATAGATATGAGGATTTGCAGGATTTGCTAACCTTTCTAAAATTGTAATTGTTGTAAAGTTCTTTTTAATCGGCTCTGCAGCTTCTTTTTCCAAATCAGGTTTTATCTCTTTTTCCTCGTTAAATGTTATACTTGTCTCTTGAAAAAGTTCTTTACTCTTTTCAATTGATAAAATTTTACTTTTTTGTGAATAGAACAAAAAAAGTACTAAGAATAGTGCAAATGCTATTGGTAAAGCGAACTCCCATCTCAAAATAGAAAATTTCCTCTTTCCCTCAAAATCAGCAATAACTTCACTGACTGTTCTGCCAGTAACCGGCCTTTGCTGATTTCCATATCCGGTAATTAGCGCATTGTCACAGAGGATATTTAAGATTCGTGGGGTACCTTTGGCTTTTTTAATAATCCGATTAATTGCGCCTTTTGTGAAAACCCAGGCGTCATCTGCACCAACTGTAGCTAATCGGTGCCTGATATATGTTATACTCTCTTGCTGAGTAAGTGGAGATAGTGTGCTTCTGACTGCAATGCGCTGTTTGAGCTGACGCAGGTTGTTTTGCTCAAGCATATTATCAAACTCAGGTTGCCCGATAAGTAATATCTGAACCAGTTTATCTGTAGACGTCTCCAGATTAGAAAGCATACGAAGATTTTCCAACGTTTCAAGGGGCATATTTTGTACTTCATCTATTATGATCACAAAATTATGACCTTTTTTGTATTCCTTTATCAATACCTGATGTAAACAATTTACCATTTCAAAGACTTCATCTGTCTCAAGAGTAATTTCCAGTTCGTCGAAAATAGTCTTAAGAAGGCCCTTGAAGGAAAGGTTGGCATTAATTATATAGATAGTTTTTAAGCTATTCTGATCAATCTCTTTAATATACGAACGCAGTATGGTTGTTTTCCCTACCCCAACTTCACCGGTTATTGCCATAAATCCTTTCCTATTTTCTACCGCGTAGAATATTGAGGCTAACGCCTCCTTATGTCCTTCACTTAAGAATAGAAACTCCGGATCCGGTGTCACATTGAAAGGTTCATTACTGAGTTTGTAAAAGTTCAGGTACATGGTATTAAAGTGAGTAAAGTATAATGAGCTACTTTGTACCTACAGATATAAAAAAATCGCAAGTAATTCACTGTATTAGTTCGTTTTAGTCACTTGTACAGCAGGCCTCTGCATGGCCATTAGCTCTGGCTCAACGTTGGTATTCTGGTGGATGGCTACGCAGCGCAATGAATGTATGCACAGCTCCGCCATCTCAGTTACATCTTAACTGTTCTCCAGGACAAACGCTATTTAGATCCTTCCACTTACAAATGGATTTAAACATTTATCCTCTTTTGACGAATGAGCTTGCTATAATTTGCCCTCTTCGTGGTTTTTTTACTTTTTATAATTTATGGATGTTAATACAGGTAATCCTAATTGTTTCTCTACATTCTCAACCGTCTTTATTGTGTCGTCCAGGTATTCCCGTATGTAGGCAATACCAACACTACCAACAAGGCCCAAAAGCAAACCCATTGCAAGATTACGTTTTTTTTTAGATTCTATAGGAAAAGCGGGTAAGCTGGCTGGCTGGAGGATAAGTACGTTAGAGATTCTGCTTGAATCAAGTGCTACAGATATCATAGATTGTTGGTAGCTTTTACGATACTGACTATACTCCTCTTTTGCAATGTCAACTTCTCGCTGCAAAGTCAATAAAACCGCTTCGTAATTACTTAATTTTTTCAAATTATTTTTTCTCTTTTCCAGAGACTTTTTCAAGAATTGTTTGTTTAAAAGCAATGCCTGGAGCTTTGCCTGTTCCTGTTCCAATTCAAGCTGTATAGCCTGGTAATTGGCATCAATGCCGGTGGTTAGTTCAGTATTAGTCTCCTGCTCTTTTAAGAGTTCGGCCTCTACAAAACTGATTTGTGAACGCAGTTCTACCAGTATCCTGGAATCATCTAAATACCTGTTGCCAAGTTCGACCTCCCTGAATTTAAGGTCAATGAGGCGCTGCTTCAATGAATCTGCCACAGGGTTCGACTTGCCAGTTACTTTGCTTAGTTCTGTGACCTCTGTACGTTCATCCAGGCTTTTTTCAAGCATGGCAATCCTTCCTTGTGAGGATATTATAAGGCCATCGGTCTCTTCTATATTCTGCTCCAGCCCACTAATCCTGGCTATACCTTCTTCTTTTTGCACTTCAATCGAGACAATTCCCTGTTTATCACAGTATTGTCTTAATTGTTTCTCTTTTTCTATCAATAAAGATTTGAACTTGTCAGACTGCTTTCGAAAGAATTTGGGCTGCGCCTCAGCTTTATGTATATCAATATGCCTATCGATATAAACGTCTATCAAATTCTCAAGCACGTCCCTGGCAATACGAGGGTCATGTGACTTGAAACTAATGGTAACAATCTGCTGTTTACCCTTTTCTGGAATGACCGAAAGATTTTCCAGTACCAGCCGCTCTGCCAGTTGGTCTCTCTGCTCCTGAGAATCTAAATCATCGCGCAAGACCGGAAGAATCGCTTCCTGCCCGACTAACTCAATAACACGTCCTAGAACATACCCGCTGGTAAGGATCGATATCTCGGCGTTTAAACCTCCTTCTTTAGCAAAAACTAAATTAGGCGCAAGCGCCGATTCATCCCACGATATATTTTCTCTGCCAGGCTTGATCAATATTTGTGCTTGAGATTCATAAATATCAGTTTCGATTGACAATACAATTAAAGTAGCAGTTACACTGGTTAATAAAAATACCAACAAAACTTTCCATTTATTTCGAAAGATAACAAAAAGGAAATTACGCAACACAAGCGAATTATCTTTTCCCCCGGTTTCTACCAACTCTAAATCTGCATGTTCTTCCAGTTGCATAATAGTTACCTTTTCTTTTAAGAAACTACTTTTTGTGATTTCATTGTTACGTTCATTTTCACTGTTGATTATCTGAAAGACCCCCCACTATTGGGCCTAAACCCTATAGTATTGGTACTTTTTAGCTTTTGAGTAGTGTTTGTTGCAGTAAACGATGGGGGCATTAATCCCGTAATGTATTGTGCTACAAAGTCATTCAGCTTGACAATCATTTTACGTGGTACAAATAACATATCGTTGGGGCCCAGAAAGTATGGATCACTTTCAGGTTTATAAAAAGCGTTTTCTAGATCAAGCAGTGACGCATAACGCTTTTCACCAATGTTTTGTATAAGCACGACATTTTTAGGTGCCGCTGTAGTCGTATCAAAACCACCTGCTATCATAATCGCCTCAAGGGCTGTCATATTACCATTAATAGGCAAAACACCTGGAGTTTTAACCGCACCGCCAATATAGACGCGCTGATCAGCCTGGGAACGAACTATCACAGTAAGAACGGGATCTTTTAAATGTTTCTCATAGAGTTTTGTAAGATGTTCGTCCAGCTT
Coding sequences within:
- a CDS encoding polysaccharide biosynthesis/export family protein — translated: MLICLMTASCLGVNTIPKLEHTEFPLHPLERPTITLGPGDVIEVKYRFWPELNEIQTVRHDGNISLQLIDEVQVAGLTPEKLDEHLTKLYEKHLKDPVLTVIVRSQADQRVYIGGAVKTPGVLPINGNMTALEAIMIAGGFDTTTAAPKNVVLIQNIGEKRYASLLDLENAFYKPESDPYFLGPNDMLFVPRKMIVKLNDFVAQYITGLMPPSFTATNTTQKLKSTNTIGFRPNSGGSFR
- a CDS encoding CpsD/CapB family tyrosine-protein kinase is translated as MSKIYKALEHARQEQKGLKEIPFADNIAERSPAKVHKKIDMEDEMILLYQNINSLLSEFPNKIIQFISSSRGEGTSSVIREFARISTSKLDKNVLLLDAKSNSCHSKFFGIKPRGGVAEVISNGRSINDVLHQIGNSKLYVGQLSLNGDYVTSIFGSPKISDIFEELKQKFDYILIDSPSADTSSDIIAISNKVHGVVMVVEADHTKWQKINIVKEKIKNNGGNILGVILNKRKHYIPECIYKRL
- a CDS encoding ExeA family protein, which codes for MYLNFYKLSNEPFNVTPDPEFLFLSEGHKEALASIFYAVENRKGFMAITGEVGVGKTTILRSYIKEIDQNSLKTIYIINANLSFKGLLKTIFDELEITLETDEVFEMVNCLHQVLIKEYKKGHNFVIIIDEVQNMPLETLENLRMLSNLETSTDKLVQILLIGQPEFDNMLEQNNLRQLKQRIAVRSTLSPLTQQESITYIRHRLATVGADDAWVFTKGAINRIIKKAKGTPRILNILCDNALITGYGNQQRPVTGRTVSEVIADFEGKRKFSILRWEFALPIAFALFLVLFLFYSQKSKILSIEKSKELFQETSITFNEEKEIKPDLEKEAAEPIKKNFTTITILERLANPANPHIYLSGSNIVSTKNSEIHDDKAKEVLGSKGVTIDENYETANYVTK
- a CDS encoding GumC family protein — translated: MQLEEHADLELVETGGKDNSLVLRNFLFVIFRNKWKVLLVFLLTSVTATLIVLSIETDIYESQAQILIKPGRENISWDESALAPNLVFAKEGGLNAEISILTSGYVLGRVIELVGQEAILPVLRDDLDSQEQRDQLAERLVLENLSVIPEKGKQQIVTISFKSHDPRIARDVLENLIDVYIDRHIDIHKAEAQPKFFRKQSDKFKSLLIEKEKQLRQYCDKQGIVSIEVQKEEGIARISGLEQNIEETDGLIISSQGRIAMLEKSLDERTEVTELSKVTGKSNPVADSLKQRLIDLKFREVELGNRYLDDSRILVELRSQISFVEAELLKEQETNTELTTGIDANYQAIQLELEQEQAKLQALLLNKQFLKKSLEKRKNNLKKLSNYEAVLLTLQREVDIAKEEYSQYRKSYQQSMISVALDSSRISNVLILQPASLPAFPIESKKKRNLAMGLLLGLVGSVGIAYIREYLDDTIKTVENVEKQLGLPVLTSINYKK